In the genome of Drosophila kikkawai strain 14028-0561.14 chromosome 2R, DkikHiC1v2, whole genome shotgun sequence, the window CTCATTAAAATTCACCGCGTCTTGGACTCACATAAAACCTAAGTGATTTCACTTGGCCcctgttttttgtgtttttcttaaaataaagtttatccTAAGCAAAGTTGGTAATGCATTTGCTATCTTCATGGCCGGCTATAAAGCGGCGACGTGtgattaaaacttttattttgtccCACATTTTAAGGCAAAGCCTCGCTCGCTTCTACCTGGCTAAAGGTGTCGTAAAAATTCTATCAACTCGATTAAATTATAACAAGTGgattttcatgtttttgtGCCGCatttatgtgtttttattgTGCTAATTTTATGCGAGTCCTGGGCGGCTCAAGGAGGCCCCAGATCCTTGGGCAATTTTGGCGAAAGAAAAGAACGCACACCCGCACATTCACTCAGCCGTAtattcccacacacacagagaggcAGAGACACACACGTGTGCAGATAGGCACCTGCCACCTGGCACCTGCAATAATACTTGGCACACATTTAGTGGCAGCATTTAGTGGCACACTGCGGTGGTTCCCGCCAACGACGAAGTTCATTCTTGGGACATTTCCACTCTCTGGCCTTTTCACCGCTGTGTCGCCTGTGCCACAGTTGCCAAAGTTTTCGGCCTTCCACCTGCCACCCAACCACCAAACACCAGCACCACCTGATTCGGCGGTGGCCTCGCTCGGCTTTTGTCTTATCAAAGTTTTTGGCGCGCATGTGTTTATGCCACAAATGGCACTTTTGTGGCAgcgcattttattttttactgcCACTTTTCGCCATTTTGCTTCatcatttttatatgtattgtgtatattatatgtatgtgtgtgtatgtttgtatgtgtttatataaaataaatacaaaacccTGATAGGCTTGGTCCTGACCTCTGTTTATAAAACATTTGAAATTGGCCAACGCTGCGTATactctattttatttattttaaagttggTTGGTTAATTTGTTAGCCTAAAGATTctaaaattttgtatattaattattaataattaagttatataaatactggaaattattttatatatttatctatttaaCTATAActttatctttaaattttagcCAACATTGCGTATACTTTATATACGACTAGAACTATGTCCCTAAAAGAGTTCTTACTAGAAACtatttgaaaaacaaagcTGTAAACCAATAGGTATAggtttttcctaattttctgaCCTCTTAAATTGTCAAAGTCCTGCACAAAATTCCGATTTCCCTGGTTTAAGATTTCCCCAACAAATAAATCAGCCTGAGCCCCATTAACCCTTTAGTTATAGTCTTCCTTTCGGAGGATTCAAACGTCTCACTTAGTCTCCTGTTTATATAGAGTAGAGGAATTCAAATTGCCGCCTAGTTCGTTTTTATTGTCCTCGAGGTGAGCATGGATCCCGGCTATCCCCGCTGAAAGGTGTGCAGGCCAACTAATGACCCTGTATTTATAAGACAGGggaaagtttataaatatttatgggcTCCGCTGTTGCTTTAGCttcgactgctgctgctgctgctgctattctCTATATTCcccttattgttgttgcttattTTCATCAAGCTAAAACTCATTtggttattttaaaattccaagCAGGCGTAGTTTCATTTTTGACACCCAGAACCCCTCCTTTTTCGTCCTTTTTGGGGGATCTGGCGCACGTTGTTGCCATTGTCACGCACACACGTACTATATTTTTTACGCGCATATCATATTACACACAGGACATTCTCTTGGCTTAAAGGACCCGGACGGACCCCTTTTCCAACATTGATGGGGTATAGGGGATGTTTCTGGGATACATTCATCGAGGTTCGGGGGCCGCCGCCCGGTCGAAGTAAATAGAATCACGTACACTAATTATCATCGCCATTGCACGGAAGGGCgctcaaaaatatatgtatacatatatatttttattaatttcagcAAGGTAACGCCCCTGCCTGGTGTTGggtgaaatttttaattgagatCCCCGCTGTATGATAGCAAACGAGGAACTATTCGGCTCGAAATTGATGTGGCCACTGATGGTGATGCTGATGGCACTTGGATGGCTGGTTTCGAATGCAAAATGCGTACTCGGATATAGTTTTGAGGGCTTAGATAAGGTGGCACATATAATTAGCTGCCCCATTGGGTATTATGCGACATTAGAGCGCTTCAACTTACCCCCAGATAGTTGCTGTAATGTGAGTCATACCATTGATAACGCCACGGAAGAGTGGGTCCACAGGGGTTTAGGTGTAATTAAAGGAGAAATTCTACTCtaaataattgcaaaattgaaatgcaaatagAGCGGCATAATGGGGGATAAATAAATGTACTATATTTACTtgtatttatatgtaaattaaatcaaGATTAGGCCCCTTTAGTATAACCCAAGTGCATTAGGAAATCTCAAAGAAAAAGGTTGAGAGGCTGCACAAGATAACCATTCAAACCCCAAGAAGATAACGCTTATCTGTAGccttatctttattttatattatcttTATAAGTAAAAGTTTATCTAAACTCTGGCATTTCCTTGTAAACTCAAAGAAACATAGTCAATAAATCACCTATAGATTTTATATGCCTCCCTTTCAAACCTTTATCAAACTATTGGTAAAACAGCCAAGGTAAGACCCCAGTGAATTGCAGGGGTACTTCACACACAAATCGCCAGTACCTGATAAGGGTTCCAGTGTAGCTTTTATCTATAGATAAGACTCACAGCGTAATGGGCAGAGATTGGCGGAACCAGCGGCTATAATAACACAATCCGGACACCAAGTCCAGTGCCCAACGAAACGCGTGCGGTGCAACAAGTCGGCTTTACTACATATAACCCCAGCGAACGAGATGGATCACAGAACTCGCGTCGAGGTGGTACAAGTGCCGCCACAGCCAGGAACCACGGTCATTGTtcagccaccgccaccacctcctccgccGCATGACAagggctgttgctgctgtcccTGTTGCCCCTGCTGCATGCAGTGTGGcgattgctgttgctgctgtacAATCATGTGAAGAAAATTGGACAAAGTTgcggcagcaaaaacaaaggaCAAGGAAAAGAGCCTCTTAATGTGTTACGTTAAATTAACTTTCTATGTCACAACACACAACAATTCACACAGTTTTTTCGTGCaataaaattttacgattCCGTTGTAAATAACACTTTGTCCTGGCACTCACACTCTACCACTTTCGTTCGCTGGTAACATATTGTCTTACATAAATCTCAATGCCAAAAGAccacataataataaaaagccaaatttaataacataccacaacaacaaaaatttgtaGTTTTATGGCGGCCACAAGGGGAAGCAGAAAAATGGGGGACAGAAGGACAATCATTTCTGGCTGCGAAATGCTCACCACATCATTCCAAAAGTTAGTTCACATTCcaagttattatttatatgtttcTCAATTTGCCAATAAAAGCGGAAAATGTGTCAAGAGTCGCTCCATGGGCCTGCTGCTCTCATTTGATAAAGGATTTTATGACTCTTGGCGCTTGAATTGCAACCGCAGTGCCAGAGTTCTCGCCCccaaaatacatatatatattttgacgAGGGTCCTCCAAATGGGACCCCAaatgggagagagagagagagggggtgCCACGCTGAGTGCTACTCCGAGTGCGAGTGCGTTTTCTGCCTGCTcatttaacataattttttgGCCCaaactctctttctctcttggCCAAATGTTTATCTAAAGCTTAAAcaatattactcatacgcaacgTGATACGCCAGCCGGAAGACAGTGGGGCAGATATCTGATTAGTATTAAGTTTGTGATTCATTTCAGCTTATTGAAgagtaaatgtttaaataaatgttagcagcaactataaataaaagtcCTTTTAAGGTGGATTCATTTTAAAACCAGTCTAAACGCTTTTCTCAATAAACTTATGGAAAAACCAGTATTATTGAACTAAAATAATtgggaaatatatagaaaatcgAGTAGACTGacttttaaaagttaaatttaaaaaaataaatgcttatagaggtttgtatttgttttaagGCTTggtttattgtatttataatgttgttctttttgggttttaaaatttataaatttttttttattattaccaaaaatatCCATAATTTCCCCACTGTTCTGGGCTTGGTTATTTCAATGTTATTTGCGTGTACACACTATTTGTAATCAGGGCAGCTCATTGATCAAATTCCCGCCGGCTTTAGATAATAATGAGTAAGATATTGCCAGCCCAGCCATTTGCGTTCGATGTTTCAGTTAAAGGCGCGTCACCGTGCCGCGTTCACTTAGTTACGTTTTTTAGTAGTCACTAACTACAGGCACTTGCTTTAGAAACCTAAGAACCAAAGGATAAAGGATGTACAACGCTGGCTACCAGGTGGACGTGATCGATCCGTATTATCAACCTCCCGTGGAGGTGATAAATGTGGTGGGACCTCCGCCGCCTGTGGAGGTAATAGTGCCCTCGCCGGTCTACAATCAACCTGTTGTGGTTGTGGAGCAGCCCAGCTATAATCAGCCAGGACCACCATCAGGACCCAGCGATGCCGAGTGCTGTATGCTTTTGGGAGCCTGTTGTGTGATGGAGGAGTGCGGCCTGTGTGTCATAATGTAGAAATGTGAAATTTTGTGAAATACTTGTAATGGATAAGAACTGTGTAAACTAAACGATAAATATAGACTGAAAAAGGTTGACCAAAAGAAGTGATGTTTTTAATGTTTGGTGATTAAAATAAAGGATATAATTGTGCTATAGATAAACTTTATACAACAGAAAAACTACTCAAAATGTTGTGTTTCCCTTTAAAAACCAAAGTCTACTTTCAAcatgtttaaaatattcctACGAAAATACATG includes:
- the LOC108082149 gene encoding uncharacterized protein, which encodes MYNAGYQVDVIDPYYQPPVEVINVVGPPPPVEVIVPSPVYNQPVVVVEQPSYNQPGPPSGPSDAECCMLLGACCVMEECGLCVIM